In Hylaeus volcanicus isolate JK05 unplaced genomic scaffold, UHH_iyHylVolc1.0_haploid 12237, whole genome shotgun sequence, the genomic stretch TTAGTgcattataaattgtattttttttttaataagaaatacattcatcaaatttttatattgtcatTCAACGACTGCTtacgaatattcttgaaaattgtcaAAGGGAGCAAGTACTTATTGATTTTGTTTCATGTCGATCAAACTGCTTTTTGTGATATACCttaagacttttttttttgtttaattagcTGAAACTATCTGttattacttttacatttaatttatgaactGGGGGAGTAAATGACATACAGTAATGGTAGccttgtttaaaaattttgtaaatgtagtctttattcaataaagttaaattgcttgtaaaattttttataaggCAAAAAATTGAcgttttaaagtaaaaaaaaattctaatacatCATTAAGTAAAGCATCATTCTTCCGTTCACATgaatcaaaaaaaaatcatttacaacaaaacaaaataatcttTGTACTTACATTTTAACCCACGCTTTCGTAGAAAGATCATGGTGAgtattaatgtaaaatgtcttcttaatttaacattcatttaaattattgacctatttaagaaataaatcaacatTAATAACTACAGTCTCATAACTTTTatgttttcatattaaatactATATTTTGCTACAAGCTAAATTTTCatctataagaaaaataaaaaaccaaTACCACATTTGTATTAAGTATACTGAAAAACATTAaactaatacttttttacggGTGAGGATTCTTTAAAAAGAAGAGTACCTACTACTAAGACAATAAAAAGATAACAACGAAATCGACACACTTCTAAAAAACCATAAAAACATTAGAATCGACATAAATTGAaactcaaaataaattaaaaaaaaaaatttagctTGTAGAAATTCGTTTGACTCTTTACTACCATACCTTgacagcattttttttttcttgtaaacattattccaaatttattttttaaaataaaacaactacattatttgattttgttcaattttcatataaagtTTTATAGCTTTTCTAGctactatttaattaatttgtaatatatattcttttggaTTTATAAAACCTTTCGCGTAAAACTATTTTATGATAGATTGAAAATAGTAATTCCCAGATACCGCACGCTTAAAAGCATTTCGTCTCCTCTCACGTGGATTGAACTGCTGTTTGGATCAgcatgtaaattaattactgcTTATTTCGCAACTATGAGTAACtaaagtgaattttttttttattcgcttaTTGAAGAAAAGGCCTTATTAAATAGTATGATGGGAATTGCATGATACCTTCAAAATCACagttttttgttatttcatcAAAAAAATTGACTCTGATACAAAAACGACTCGCTTTGTAATaagcatttaaatttaatcttacgaataattaatttttaggctactataaaaagtttttttcttttctttctaaatgcaaataaatttaatataagttttttttaggatttttttCAGTAAGATATTCACACACTtgcgttaaaaattttcataaaaacgaTACACGATGACTGTGATTCGTTTATTGTTTGATTCTATTTACGTTAATAGATGTatgtttttatgttttctaatAGAACTAAAGACGAGGATTACCATACGAGCAGTCACAGTACTATATGATCATAGGGTCAAATCAAGATGTCAATGAGACTCGGATGTAAATAGAGAAAGACGatggatataaaattttacaattcttgTCTTATACCGCAATGGGCGCATATAGAGTACACATGGAAAATTGAGAGATTTTGGGAATTAAGAGCTCTCGCTAGTATTGAAGGTACATTGCAAATGTGTATTACTCCAATATGTGCAATGAATAAGAAAATATGTGTTTTCTGAAAGCCTTGGACGACACAACTGGAACTGCTGTGATTTCATCGCCTTTTGGTGATTTGAAAAGAGGCTTCTGGTCTTTGAAACTTTATCCATATGGAGATACAACTGCAGTAGGAAAAGGACATGTGTCTATTTTTTTGACACTCAACCCTCAAAATGAAAGAGAATTTTACGCGATTTTCTCTTGCTCCGTACTGGACTTAGATGAGACTAAAGGTAAACTCTTTGTTTGCCTTTCGTATAGAATATCTATAAAAAGTTTCCGgtttttttctacttttaaatCATCCAAGCAAAACATGGTCCCTCCTACGCTAGACAAAAATTCTCTTCTAGTAATGCATCTTGGGGAtggagtaattttattactgGTACACTTCTGATacgtataaaattttcatttatttgttattttggtCAATATATAGTTCAGACACCAAATTCATTAAGTTGCGTTGTGAAGGATTGCTTGATGATTCGATGCACTATAGATGTGTTTATGGGAACTAGCACTGTAGAAGAAAAACACGACAATGGATCATCTTTTTCTTCTGCGTTAAGGGCGTACTTTCGCTTGCCAGAATCCTGTGATTTAAAACTAATTTGTGGATCTACTGTGTTTCAAACacaaaaaattcttgtgtCTTCTCGTTCCACTGTAACCGCATTTTAAACGTCATTTAATTTGAAGCATTTTTGTTCTTAGGTTTTAAAACAACTGTTGAATGAAAATGCTAATGAATCTcttgctttaaaaaaaaggacGGGCAATGACGATTCACACGACATTCACCAAAAAACCTGCAACGTATAAGAatgttatttacttttttcaaactgttcATTATCTTTTAACCCTACTGAAAATAGGAGTCGAACGAGTGTCCAGAATCTAATAATCTTATAAATCGCGATGCGAAAGGCAACATTGAATCCATTGTTATTCTTCACCCTAAAGTGACTTCACGGTCGATTAAATTAATGCTGCAGTATATGCTGTATGACACGTAAGATAGCGTTTTAACTTATTATTCTGTTGGTAAAAAACAGCTAGAATTTgtcaagtaatttttttttagtattatttttttattttattttccatttattgcCAATTTtctcaataattatattttttttttagatgtgATGCATTTGACGCTtcgttaaaagaattaaatgaagttcttgatttattattaacaagcTTCATTTATGACGTATCAGTGGGTGTCTGCTCTTACCTTCGAAAATTGTctcgatgatttttttttatattgtatgaaaaaaaaggCACTCTTAGAAGCGTGTGTGAATACACTATATGGGTTTATCGATGGCGAAGAAAACGCCCTCAAAATTTTACATGTCGCGGATatggttaaaaatgaattactcTCTACTCAATGTatgtaattaaagttttctttaataagCTGACTCTAAACAAGCTTTTCGTTTATATAGGCAACAACTATATTAATAATGCTACAAAGCAAACAATGACAGCAACTAGgctgaatgaaattatatccACATGTAGTATGGCCCAAGCAGATGTGAATCAAAAAGATTAACAAGTAAATTTTGTGTAAGAAATCATTggatgtttaaaaataattaattaaaagattcaACACATCACTACAGGATAACTGAAGgctatttttatcaaaataaaaaaaaaagaaacaattgatgtttaaaataattttataaaaagaatgcaagattttttttttttttgaatttggaatattttatattcattatttttaatttgaattaatatatttaaaacgaagttttaactaatttttttttttataattattaatttcaatgttctatagaatatatttccttaagaaaaattatttaaacttagttaataaataaatcgaaatttgtttatactcTGTACGTTTTTaagcaattaattaaacagttTTCTCCTTTTATATGACTTAATATCACAAGTCAGTCAACCATTCCCGAAAATttatcatattaaaaaaaaattattagtatcTGTTATCAGAAAACATGTGTTAATATAGAATTTCATAACACCCACAAGTTAGATACTCCagtcaataattaaaaaaaaaaatatctctcaTGTATTTTAGCTTTTtatgttgtttttttatttatcagctTCGTTTACTTCACTGTGTTGAAAGTATTGGGCGCACTCAGATATTAGAAGAATTGTATTGTggagaagaaaattgttatcaTATTTTAGGTAAGTTGATGAGTGTATAAGAGATGACATaccgctttttttttactatagGTTTATCTACCAATGCTACGGATGTGTTGATCCGCAAAACtgtatgttaattttaatatacatgcagtcttttttaaaactttataaaagtATAGGAAATTATCTCTAAAATATCATCCGGATCGAAATACTTCAAAAGACGCTTTAGATATTTTTAGGAAAATCAGTAAAGTTAGTGCATTAATTCAGtgattctatttatatattgaaaCACCATGAAAGGCGCATGAAGTATTAAGCAAGAAGGAAAAACGTTCTGGATAcgacttttatttaaagaatccCGATTCCTTATGGGCCTTATACTATGGTCTTCGAGCCAATTACGCGTCACCAACGAATccgttttttgttttaatcttaagcattctttttatttctgctaTTCAATACGTTGTAAGTTTAAAACAGAGTCatctagaaataaatatttttgtatcgtagAATGGAAGATGCAATAATCATCGTATTCGACAGTAAGCCATACCGTTTTAGCATATAATCTCATTCTAGCCCCATTCTCACTATTTTCTGATTTATTCCCCTCCAATATATACCGATTTCCTATAACATACACGAAATTTTAAGTGTGAATTTCTACGTCTGATTACTagtctttttaattattaaatgacaatttgcaaaaaatagaaaaaggatattttgtttattgaaacaaggttaaaaaaaaaaccaatattattttttttttttagaatgatTCAGGAATCCCCACGCTTTAAAGTAACAATACGACAAAAGCGCACTTATATAGAcaagattctttttttttgggcTTAGAAAAGTTTAGATAATGAGATTCAACTAAAATATGGTTCACGGTTTCGTAAGCTTCATCCTAGCGAGCGACAGGTAGAatatgtttgttttatttgaataaattctacttatcgaaaaattttttttttagcataTCAGTGATACAATATCAGGctctttattaaatgaaattgagtACAATGGAATTAAAATGGGTACCCCAAGTTCCTCTATTCctttaaaatctattttactctttaaaattatttatctaatattagATTCTTTACTCTTCATTTATCGTTTTATAACGTAAGTATTAAACTGCTACATTAACACTTAACGGGTGTTTGCCTTATTATGACAGTTGGGGTATGGTTGAAAAACCAATTGATAAGGTAACAAagtctttttaatttttgaaataaaagagacattctatgaaaatatttgtgtttcGTATTCTGTTTTATAGAATTTGAATGGagagaataaaatatcttcaatttttgaaaaaccaCTAAAATGTCGCAATTCAGtcaaataatatcaaaacgGTTCTCCtcaaaacaagaaaaaaaatgataggtaacaaattatttttgacttaataattcttttttttgcagTAATTCAAAAtaggattaaaaattaaatttttgcttTCTTGTATTAAAACCATAATGCAAGAAACATACTGGCTTTCTTTCATATGTAACTCTGCGTCGTCAAACCTTcaaaaaattagatatttttttttttatttttaattttgtgacaCTATTTTTTCAGtgacaaaaaattgtattttttttctttaaaatgtgACGTTCCTTGTCTGATTGTTACTGCAACAATgtctgaaatttaataaaatggcgGCAATTGTGtcgaaataacaaataatttctttttaatttttatatgaaagagcaatttttaaaaaaccttatttatttttttttttttgttttgttatcaTGTAACGATTTCTTTAGTACAATGTCGCAACCAGTTCTATCTTTGGAGTCGATGGAGAAAGCGAGGGAAGCCGGAGCCCGAGCATGGAAGGAACTAGTGACAACACCtacaaattttcatgtaaGGAGTGATTTTTCCATGTgatttacataaacaaaaaattgaaatctgtttttttgttttttttgtgcTAAAGTTAGAAGCGTCATGTTGGGAAACagctttacaaaaattcaaagtcttTAGTGGAAACTGTGGTGGTTCAAACGAGTCAGTAAAGATTATACTTGCATTAGTCTTGACCGAGTGTCATATGCGGCCACGCTTGGTTTCTTTTCCAACGTATACATGCCGATTAGATGACTTGTTTTCAAACGACAAAACCTCAAAGTCGCATGTTTCATTTTCGGTTAATGcatgtaaaattgaaacgtagtatcaatttattaaagtgaaatatcttaaacattattatttatatagggAAGGAAACTTGGTCAAAACCTTGTCTTTCAGCGCTATCTGAAACAGCATTCTCTGTTTATGTTCAATTCTTTAATCACATTGAcaatatatgtttttatttacaatcaaCTGCCTGGCAAGAAAAAACTGAGGAAACGGTATACtctatttttacttctttagTGCTTTTATATACTattatctttttctactttgttAGGTTATTCTTTTATCTGAAACATCCCACAAAGTTGTAACACAATTGTAAACCTCGAAAAATTGTGTGCTTTTAAATAGTGTTAAAGCTATTTTATACTGGCGCAGACATCAAgctaaaatacaaaatgattttctaCTCGAAAAACAAGCACAAGctcttgaatttcaaaaagatttGAGTGAACGTTCTGAACAGTAAGTTAAAGAATCAATGGTTTCTTTAACATgtatattcaaacatttcaattGCACGCTTTGTTGTATGCTCAAAATAAGATTACGAAAAGCTCTCGATGTTGGTCATTCGTCTCTTCAAGCTTCCTTAGCCGGCATGCATGAACAAATCTACAATGAGCAACAAAAGTTGCTTTCGGGGTTTAAAGACTTAACAAAACTTTTTCAACGAGTCCTTCGCTTTCAGCAATACGTTACCAGTAAAAATCTTTTGTTACACGCATTCTCTTCTTATTCGTGTGTATGCTCATGTTTGCTAGACTGGTTATTTGGAGCTCAAGGAGTGTCCATTTATGTTCTTCTGATAATTCTGACTTATTACATGACAACAGCTCTTAGCACTCGGTCATGCCGTGGAAAACTTTACGCACGTAATGTcgtataattttaagaaacgaGTCAATGTAAATGTGGTTTAGTTTGGACTATTATGTTTTGCTTGGAAATACTTACTTACCGTTGgtcgcaattttttttttcaaattcaaaagattttgtaataaaagcAATTGGGTacggaatattttttctgtccTTTCTTTGTATCAATATAAGATAACTAGCAGTGTTTTTGCCATGTAGAACAATAAGGACTTGTTGTGTTCTTATAGGAGTCATGAACTGGTTTTGTACATGGTGGAAATATTGTGACGCTAACACGACCATGTTCCAATTGTTTCAATTAGAAATACAAGAACTTAAGGTACTGAATGAATCTACTAgggttttttaataatataatgtgAAGAATCATTTAGAAAGAAGAAATCTAACTTGCTTTCCTTTTGGAGGAGCTTACAACACTGTTATTAATAGTGATGTTTATGTCGAAAACGGATATGATGAGGATCCAGATGCATGCGTTAACGAAGAAACTTCTTTGTCTTCATCTGAAGACATTTCTTGCTTAACATCTGATACATTCTCCCTAGAAGACATACCTTGTGTATCGAATACAATACAACTACCGAGAAGAAACCCTCATAGAAAAGCGCGTCCACAAGCCTACCGCGCTCCAATAACGCATTACGATTTCAAAACCTTAGGCTTAAATCCAAAACTGTTATTCGAAACACCACATGATTTCAGTCAGCAGATGATTCGAAACTCAAAACATATTACTTTTTTccagaaagaaaatgattatgAAAGGTAAAGTCCATAGTGTTCCAGGCGGAAAACGCTCTTCAACTCGAGTGaccaattaaatgtttttttttaaccaagGAGACTTTGGACTAATCACACGTGTTTTTTACCTTTTAATTAACAGTTGCTACCTTTATTTCTAATCTAATAATATGGGAAAAAATTAaagctttttaaaataaacaggGTGGATAAAAATCCATTAATTTAAGCCGCGAAGGACATGAATAAAACTTTTCTACTAATGTgtctttaaagaaaaaaacatcCATAATCTGAGCACCCATCTTTAATTGTTTTACGACTAAAGATACGTTCGCAATTTCTCAAACAGATTCGGTTCTAATgtgttgtttcaaataaaaatatattctaaaaagAATGTGACCATCAATACAgaagaaaattagttttttaatttaaagaaggTTATGAATAAACACCAacagaaatgaataattagttTAACAGCTGGACGTCAGggaaattttgcaaaaaataccgtgaggaaagaaaaattttttaaaccatgtgtaatcttttatttgttatcgctatatttttttatacgtaaatCTTAATTTGATAACTTTTTAAatgcaatataataaaaacttcCGTAAACGAACAAATACACTTACTGTGACAGTGAATTGGGTTAATAATTGCTTACATGCACGTTGTTAACTGATAATGAAGATGTTCCCTAAACAATTTTAAGCTCTTTTCTGGATTTTGTAGTCTATTTTACTCGTATCATGAAAGATAAAAGTTAGTTAATTGGACGTGAATTTCCTTGTACATTGTTAACTTTTGGTACGTATTTGTAGAGAAATCAAAGCGTCAacctttgaaacaaaaatatgcgGTATGTCGTAAAGCCTGACTATTACTCACGTAAACAAAAGGATTACTTTAGATTGCCAAAAAATGTCAAGAACATCgcaaacgtttaaaaaaaatagctagAAAGGAAGGATTTattaaaggtttt encodes the following:
- the LOC128884209 gene encoding uncharacterized protein LOC128884209 isoform X1, producing MKEQFLKNLIYFFFFVLLSCNDFFSTMSQPVLSLESMEKAREAGARAWKELVTTPTNFHLEASCWETALQKFKVFSGNCGGSNESVKIILALVLTECHMRPRLVSFPTYTCRLDDLFSNDKTSKSHVSFSVNAWKETWSKPCLSALSETAFSVYVQFFNHIDNICFYLQSTAWQEKTEETVILLSETSHKVVTQLHQAKIQNDFLLEKQAQALEFQKDLSERSEQLRKALDVGHSSLQASLAGMHEQIYNEQQKLLSGFKDLTKLFQRVLRFQQYVTNWLFGAQGVSIYVLLIILTYYMTTALSTRSCRGKLYALWTIMFCLEILTYRWSQFFFSNSKDFVIKAIGTIRTCCVLIGVMNWFCTWWKYCDANTTMFQLFQLEIQELKKEEI
- the LOC128884209 gene encoding uncharacterized protein LOC128884209 isoform X5, which encodes MYFSFLCCFFIYQLRLLHCVESIGRTQILEELYCGEENCYHILGLSTNATDVLIRKTYRKLSLKYHPDRNTSKDALDIFRKISKAHEVLSKKEKRSGYDFYLKNPDSLWALYYGLRANYASPTNPFFVLILSILFISAIQYVNGRCNNHRIRQMIQESPRFKKSLDNEIQLKYGSRFRKLHPSERQHISDTISGSLLNEIEYNGIKMGTPSSSIPLKSILLFKIIYLILDSLLFIYRFITWGMVEKPIDKNLNGENKISSIFEKPLKCRNSVK
- the LOC128884209 gene encoding uncharacterized protein LOC128884209 isoform X3, translated to MKEQFLKNLIYFFFFVLLSCNDFFSTMSQPVLSLESMEKAREAGARAWKELVTTPTNFHLEASCWETALQKFKVFSGNCGGSNESVKIILALVLTECHMRPRLVSFPTYTCRLDDLFSNDKTSKSHVSFSVNAWKETWSKPCLSALSETAFSVYVQFFNHIDNICFYLQSTAWQEKTEETVILLSETSHKVVTQLHQAKIQNDFLLEKQAQALEFQKDLSERSEQLRKALDVGHSSLQASLAGMHEQIYNEQQKLLSGFKDLTKLFQRVLRFQQYVTNWLFGAQGVSIYVLLIILTYYMTTALSTRSCRGKLYALWTIMFCLEILTYRWSQFFFSNSKDFVIKAIGVFAM
- the LOC128883995 gene encoding uncharacterized protein LOC128883995, which translates into the protein MDIKFYNSCLIPQWAHIEYTWKIERFWELRALASIEALDDTTGTAVISSPFGDLKRGFWSLKLYPYGDTTAVGKGHVSIFLTLNPQNEREFYAIFSCSVLDLDETKAKHGPSYARQKFSSSNASWGWSNFITVQTPNSLSCVVKDCLMIRCTIDVFMGTSTVEEKHDNGSSFSSALRAYFRLPESCDLKLICGSTVFQTQKILVSSRSTVLKQLLNENANESLALKKRTGNDDSHDIHQKTCNESNECPESNNLINRDAKGNIESIVILHPKVTSRSIKLMLQYMLYDTCDAFDASLKELNEVLDLLLTSFIYDVSALLEACVNTLYGFIDGEENALKILHVADMVKNELLSTQCNNYINNATKQTMTATRLNEIISTCSMAQADVNQKD
- the LOC128884209 gene encoding uncharacterized protein LOC128884209 isoform X6, coding for MYFSFLCCFFIYQLRLLHCVESIGRTQILEELYCGEENCYHILGLSTNATDVLIRKTYRKLSLKYHPDRNTSKDALDIFRKISKAHEVLSKKEKRSGYDFYLKNPDSLWALYYGLRANYASPTNPFFVLILSILFISAIQYVNGRCNNHRIRQMIQESPRFKKSLDNEIQLKYGSRFRKLHPSERQHISDTISGSLLNEIEYNGIKMDSLLFIYRFITWGMVEKPIDKNLNGENKISSIFEKPLKCRNSVK
- the LOC128884209 gene encoding uncharacterized protein LOC128884209 isoform X2 — encoded protein: MKEQFLKNLIYFFFFVLLSCNDFFSTMSQPVLSLESMEKAREAGARAWKELVTTPTNFHLEASCWETALQKFKVFSGNCGGSNESVKIILALVLTECHMRPRLVSFPTYTCRLDDLFSNDKTSKSHVSFSVNAWKETWSKPCLSALSETAFSVYVQFFNHIDNICFYLQSTAWQEKTEETVILLSETSHKVVTQLHQAKIQNDFLLEKQAQALEFQKDLSERSEQLRKALDVGHSSLQASLAGMHEQIYNEQQKLLSGFKDLTKLFQRVLRFQQYVTNWLFGAQGVSIYVLLIILTYYMTTALSTRSCRGKLYALWTIMFCLEILTYRWSQFFFSNSKDFVIKAIGSHELVLYMVEIL
- the LOC128884209 gene encoding uncharacterized protein LOC128884209 isoform X4, producing the protein MHEQIYNEQQKLLSGFKDLTKLFQRVLRFQQYVTNWLFGAQGVSIYVLLIILTYYMTTALSTRSCRGKLYALWTIMFCLEILTYRWSQFFFSNSKDFVIKAIGTIRTCCVLIGVMNWFCTWWKYCDANTTMFQLFQLEIQELKNHLERRNLTCFPFGGAYNTVINSDVYVENGYDEDPDACVNEETSLSSSEDISCLTSDTFSLEDIPCVSNTIQLPRRNPHRKARPQAYRAPITHYDFKTLGLNPKLLFETPHDFSQQMIRNSKHITFFQKENDYER